The DNA window CGCCGGCGACGTCACCGGCGCCCTGGAGGTGTGGAACAAGTTCACCGTCGGCCCGCGCCGCGTCCCGTCCGACCTCGACCCGGCGGTCCCGGCGCTGGTCGCCGAGATGACCGTGAAGACCTGGATGAAGCACACCGCCGACGAGCGCGACTGGTCCACGCACGCCGCCGACACCTGGGCCCGCGCGGCCAAGCTGACCATCCCGGTGCTGGCCGTGATCGGCGGCTCCGACTCCGACGACCACCGCCACAACGCCGAACGGCTCGCCGACAGCGTCGCCGGCGCCCGCAAGGTCACGATCGACGACGCCGCGCACTACCCGAACATGGAACACCCGGCCGAGTTCGACGCGGTCCTCACCGAGTTCGTCGACGCCCTGGCCTGAAGGGCGGCCCAGGGCCGGGGCATCAAGGCCGAAAACAAAGCGCGCCGACGACACCAGTCGTCGGCGCGCATCGCGTATCCCGTATAGCGAATACGGAAATGCTCAGGTAGTCCGCGAGATCACCACGTCGCACAGCGCCCGCATCGCTTCCTTCGCCGGCACCTCCGGCAGCGGCTCCAGCACCGCCTTCGCCTTCTGCGCGTACCCGCGCACCACGTCCCGCGCCTGCCCCATGCTCGGGTGCGCCCGCAGCAGCCCCAGCGCCTCGGAGAAGGCCGCGTCGTCGCTCGACAGGTCGGTGCGCAGCAGCTCCTGCAGCCGCGCGGTCTCGGGGTCCGCGGAGCCGTCCATCGCCAGCGCGATCAGCATCGGCAGGGTGTGCACGCCCTCGCGCAGGTCCGTGCCCGGCGTCTTGCCGGACTGCTCGGACTCCGACTCGATGTCCAGCAGGTCGTCGGAGAGCTGGAAGGCGACGCCGAACAGCTCGCCGAACTCCGCCAGTATCTGCTCCTGCTCGGCGGTGCAGCCGGCGAAGATCGCGCCGAACCGGCCGGAGGTGGCGATCAGCGAGCCGGTCTTGCCCGCCAGCACCTCCAGGTGGTGGTCCACCGGGTTCTGGCCGTTCTTGGGGCCCACCGACTCCGAGATCTGGCCGCTGACCAGGCGCTCGAAGGTCTCGGCCTGGATCCGCACCGCGTCCGGGCCCAGCTCCGACAGCAGCGTGGAGGCCCGGGCGAACAGGAAGTCGCCGGACAGGATGGCCAGCGAGTTGTCCCAGCGCTGGTTCGCCGAGGCCACCCCGCGGCGCAGCGCCGCCTCGTCCATGACGTCGTCGTGATAGAGCGTGGCCAGGTGGGTCAGCTCCACCACCACCGCGGCCTCCACGATGCCGGGGGCGGCCGGGTCGCCGAACTGCGCGGCCAGCAGCACCAGCAGCGGCCGGGTGCGCTTGCCGCCGGCCTGGGCCAGGTGCGAGGTGATCTCGCTGATGTAGGCGTGGTCGCTGCGGGTGTAGTTCAGCAGCACCTCCTCCACGCGGAGCAGGCCGTCCTTCAGAGCCACGGTCAGGCCCTCGTCCTGCTGCATGGCGATGCCGAAAGGACCCCAGCCCTGCGTCGTCTCTTGAAGCGGCGGGGTCAGCGTGCCGGGAGTACTCACTGCGGCGGCCTTCCAGGTCGGGGCGGTGGGGGCGGGTGGGTCGGGGTCGCGCTCGTTCGTCACAGGTGCTTCACATGTTCGTCCTAGGTTATCTGGCAGCACTTTCGAGGGTGAGGCGCCCCGGCCGGTCAACGTACCAGCGGCCCCCTCATACTCCCGAATACCGCAAAAGATGCCCCGGATCACCGAAGTGACCCGGGGCATCGCGGTGCGTGCAGACGTTACTGCACGAAATACGCCGCCTTGTCCGCAAGGTCCAGAGCCATCTGCGGGACGACGCCGAGCGCGATCGTCAGCGCCACCGAGACGGTGAGCGCGATCGTGGTCATCGGCGAGGGCACGACCACGACCGGCCCCGCCCCCTCCTCGCGCAGCGGCTCGCTGAAGTACATCAGGACGATGACACGGACGTAGAAGAACGCCGCCGCCGCCGAGGCGATCACACCGACGATCACCAGCGGCCAGGCGCCGCCGTCGATCGCCGCCGTGAACAGCGCGAACTTCCCGGTGAAGCCGGAGGTCAGCGGGATGCCCGCGAAGGCCAGCAGGAACACCGTGAAACAGGCCGCCAGCAAGGGCGAGCGCCGCCCGAGGCCGGCCCAGGCCGACAGGTCGGTGGCCTCGCCGCCGACCGTGATCGAGTCGTCGTCGCCGCCGTCGCCGGCCTCCGATCCGCCGCGCACCGACTCGCGCACCAGCGTCACCACGGCGAACGCGCCGATCGTGGCGAAGCCGTACGCCGCCAGGTAGAACAGCGTCGCGCTCACGCCCTTGGTGGTCGTGGACACGATGCCCAGCAGGATGTACCCGGCGTTGAGGATCGCCGAGTACGCGAGCATCCGCTTGATATCCCGCTGGGTGATCGCCAGGATCGCGCCGGCCAGCATGGTCAGGATCGCCACGCCCCACAGCACCGGCCGCCAGTCCCAGCGCAGGCCCGGCAGCGCGACGTACACGATGCGCAGCAGCGCGCCGAACGCGGCGACCTTGGTGGCCGCGGCCATGAACGCGGTGATCGGGGTCGGCGCGCCCTGGTAGACGTCCGGGGTCCAGGAGTGGAACGGCACGGCGCCGATCTTGAACAGCAGCCCGACCGCCAGCAGCGCGATCCCGACCAGGACCAGCACGTCCGAGTGCGGGGCCGCGGTGATCGAGGCCGCGATGTCCGACAGCCGCACCGAGCCGGAGTAGCCGTAGAGCATCGCGATGCCGTACAGGAAGAACGCCGAGGAGAACGCCCCGAGCAGGAAGTACTTCATCGCGGCCTCCTGCGACAGCAGACGGCGCCGGCGCGCCAGCCCGCACAGCAGGTACAGCGGCAGCGACAGCACCTCCAGCGCCACGAAGGAGGTCAGCAGGTCGTTCGCGGCCGGGAACAGCAGCATGCCGCCGATCGAGAACAGCATCAGCGGGAAGACCTCGGTGGTCCGCAGCCCGGCGGTGTCCGCCGCGCGCTCGCCGCCGGAGCCCGGCGTGGTCGCGCCCTGCGCGGTGAACGCGTCGAGGTCGACCATCGCGGTGCCGCGCTCGGCCACCAGCAGCAGCGCCAGCACCGCCAGCGCCAGGATGGTGCCCTGCAGGAACAGCGTGACGCCGTCCACCGACACCGCGTCGGCGGCGGTGGTCTCGGCCATGCCGTGGTTGGCGATCACGAAGCCCAGGGCCACCAGGACTCCGGCCAGCGACACCGCGACCTGGGCCCAGTAGCGCCGCGAGCGCGGCAGGAAGGCCTCGATGAGGATGCCGACCGTGGCGGCGCCGAACACCACCAGCATCGGCATCAGCGCCCGGTACTCCACCTGCGGCGCCGTGAAGGTGCTCACCGTCGCGGAGCCGGCGCCCGGGGCCGCCGGGCTGCCCGGCGCCGCGGCGAGCAGACTCGTCAGAACGCTCACTTCTGGTCCACCTTCTCCGAAGTCTGCGTCGCGTTCAGAGCCGGAGCCGGGTCCTGCTTGTGAACGTGTTGCAGAGTGGTGTTGACGGAGGGGTTCACGACGTCCAGCACCGGCTTGGGGTAGAAGCCCAGGCCGATGATCAGCGCGATCAGCGGCGCCACGGCGATCACCTCACGCGTGCGCAGGTCCTTCATGCCCTCCAGCCCGGCCTTCAGCGGGCCGGTCATGGTCCGCTGGTAGAGCCAGAGCACGTACAGCGCGGCCAGGATGATCGCGGTGGTGGCCACGATCGCCACCGCCTTGTACCGCTCGAAGGTGCCGACCAGGACCAGGAACTCCGAGACGAAGGAGGACAGGCCCGGCAGCGCCAGCGAGGACAGCCCGGCGATCAGGAACACGCCGGCCAGCTTCGGCGCGACCTTGTTCACGCCTCCGTAGTCGTCGATCAGCTGCGAGCCGCGCCGGGAGATGAGGAAGCCGGCGACGATGAACAGCGCTCCGGTCGACAGGCCGTGGTTCACCATGTAGAGCGAGGCGCCGCTCTGGCCCCGCGAGGTCATCGCGAACACCCCGAGGGTGATCAGCCCGAAGTGCGAGATCGAGGTGTAGGCGATCAGGCGCTTGATGTCGGTCTGGCCGATGGCCAGCAGCGCACCGTACATGGTGCCGACGATCGCCATCCCGATCACCAGCGGCGTGAAGAACTTCGAGGCGCCGGGGAACAGCTCCAGGCAGTACCGGAGCATTCCGAAGGTCCCGACCTTGTCCAGCACGCCGACCAGCAGCACCGCCGAGCCCGGGGTGGCCTCGGCGGCGGCGTCGGGCAGCCAGGTGTGGAACGGGAACAGCGGGGCCTTCACGGCGAA is part of the Catenulispora sp. EB89 genome and encodes:
- a CDS encoding polyprenyl synthetase family protein; amino-acid sequence: MQQDEGLTVALKDGLLRVEEVLLNYTRSDHAYISEITSHLAQAGGKRTRPLLVLLAAQFGDPAAPGIVEAAVVVELTHLATLYHDDVMDEAALRRGVASANQRWDNSLAILSGDFLFARASTLLSELGPDAVRIQAETFERLVSGQISESVGPKNGQNPVDHHLEVLAGKTGSLIATSGRFGAIFAGCTAEQEQILAEFGELFGVAFQLSDDLLDIESESEQSGKTPGTDLREGVHTLPMLIALAMDGSADPETARLQELLRTDLSSDDAAFSEALGLLRAHPSMGQARDVVRGYAQKAKAVLEPLPEVPAKEAMRALCDVVISRTT
- the nuoN gene encoding NADH-quinone oxidoreductase subunit NuoN encodes the protein MTSLLAAAPGSPAAPGAGSATVSTFTAPQVEYRALMPMLVVFGAATVGILIEAFLPRSRRYWAQVAVSLAGVLVALGFVIANHGMAETTAADAVSVDGVTLFLQGTILALAVLALLLVAERGTAMVDLDAFTAQGATTPGSGGERAADTAGLRTTEVFPLMLFSIGGMLLFPAANDLLTSFVALEVLSLPLYLLCGLARRRRLLSQEAAMKYFLLGAFSSAFFLYGIAMLYGYSGSVRLSDIAASITAAPHSDVLVLVGIALLAVGLLFKIGAVPFHSWTPDVYQGAPTPITAFMAAATKVAAFGALLRIVYVALPGLRWDWRPVLWGVAILTMLAGAILAITQRDIKRMLAYSAILNAGYILLGIVSTTTKGVSATLFYLAAYGFATIGAFAVVTLVRESVRGGSEAGDGGDDDSITVGGEATDLSAWAGLGRRSPLLAACFTVFLLAFAGIPLTSGFTGKFALFTAAIDGGAWPLVIVGVIASAAAAFFYVRVIVLMYFSEPLREEGAGPVVVVPSPMTTIALTVSVALTIALGVVPQMALDLADKAAYFVQ
- a CDS encoding NADH-quinone oxidoreductase subunit M: MSSFPWLTTMGVVPLVGSALVATLPKERSEAAKKIALTFSVATFGIAAAMASQFKKGGARFQFIESHHWIKAFNINYGLGVDGIALVLILMTTVLMPVVLLAAWNDADEAQVDGRRSVRAYFSLYLLLETMMIGVFAATDLFLFYVFFEAMLIPMYFLIGGFGGPQRSYAAVKFLLYSLFGGLFMLAALIGLYVASGKHLGTGTFDFQTLANAVSSGQLGISSGLAKALFLGFFVAFAVKAPLFPFHTWLPDAAAEATPGSAVLLVGVLDKVGTFGMLRYCLELFPGASKFFTPLVIGMAIVGTMYGALLAIGQTDIKRLIAYTSISHFGLITLGVFAMTSRGQSGASLYMVNHGLSTGALFIVAGFLISRRGSQLIDDYGGVNKVAPKLAGVFLIAGLSSLALPGLSSFVSEFLVLVGTFERYKAVAIVATTAIILAALYVLWLYQRTMTGPLKAGLEGMKDLRTREVIAVAPLIALIIGLGFYPKPVLDVVNPSVNTTLQHVHKQDPAPALNATQTSEKVDQK